The Clostridioides sp. ES-S-0010-02 genome window below encodes:
- a CDS encoding class I SAM-dependent RNA methyltransferase — protein sequence MKNYTLISPCFFGMEKMLAREITNLGYEIIKTEDGRITYKTDEFGIAKSNMWLRCAERVHLKIAEFEAKSFDELFENTKRINWSKYIPYGAQFPISKASSIKSKLYSTPDVQAIVKKAIVESLKKSYLEDGLLKEDKEKYPIFVFIHKDKVTLSIDTTGDALHKRGYREKANKAPIRETLASGLIYLTPWKAGRTLVDPMCGSGTILIEAAMIGINMAPGLNREFISEKWRTLDKKIWWDVRKDAFNKIDNESKFKIYGYDIDAECIDIARENAEIAGVDEYIEFNVGDATEFESEEEFGFIVTNPPYGERLEDKDSVKQLYKELGYAFRKLKNWSYYLITSYEEFEYEFGQKAAKKRKLYNGMLKTNFFQYPGPKPPRNNN from the coding sequence ATGAAAAACTATACATTAATATCGCCATGTTTTTTTGGAATGGAAAAAATGTTGGCTAGAGAAATTACTAATTTGGGATATGAAATAATAAAAACAGAAGATGGAAGAATAACATATAAGACTGATGAATTTGGGATAGCAAAATCAAACATGTGGTTAAGATGTGCAGAAAGAGTACATCTTAAGATTGCTGAGTTTGAAGCAAAAAGCTTTGATGAATTATTTGAAAATACAAAAAGGATAAATTGGTCTAAATATATACCTTATGGAGCTCAATTTCCTATTTCAAAAGCTTCTTCTATAAAATCAAAATTATACAGTACACCAGATGTACAAGCTATAGTAAAAAAAGCTATTGTAGAAAGCTTGAAGAAAAGTTATTTAGAGGATGGTTTGCTTAAAGAAGATAAAGAAAAATACCCTATATTTGTATTTATACACAAAGATAAAGTAACTCTTTCAATAGACACAACAGGAGATGCTTTACATAAAAGAGGATATAGAGAAAAAGCAAATAAAGCTCCGATAAGAGAAACTTTAGCTTCTGGACTTATCTACTTAACTCCTTGGAAAGCAGGTAGGACTTTAGTAGACCCTATGTGTGGTTCTGGTACTATATTAATTGAAGCAGCTATGATAGGTATAAATATGGCACCTGGATTAAATAGAGAATTTATATCAGAAAAATGGAGAACGCTTGATAAAAAGATTTGGTGGGATGTAAGAAAAGATGCTTTTAATAAAATAGACAATGAATCTAAATTTAAAATTTATGGATATGATATAGATGCAGAATGTATAGATATAGCTCGAGAAAATGCAGAAATAGCAGGTGTAGATGAATATATAGAATTCAATGTAGGAGATGCAACTGAGTTTGAGAGTGAAGAAGAATTTGGATTTATAGTTACCAATCCTCCTTATGGAGAACGATTGGAAGATAAGGATAGTGTTAAACAATTATATAAAGAGCTTGGTTATGCATTTAGAAAGTTAAAAAATTGGTCATATTATCTGATAACTTCCTATGAAGAATTTGAATATGAATTTGGACAAAAAGCAGCTAAAAAGAGAAAATTATATAATGGTATGCTAAAAACTAACTTTTTCCAATATCCAGGGCCTAAACCTCCTAGAAATAATAATTAG
- a CDS encoding argininosuccinate synthase: protein MKEKVVLAYSGGLDTSIIIPWLKENYEDIEVIAVCGNVGQEDKMEDVYEKALQSGASKAYVDDISEEFVTETIFKAVKAEAKYEGKYLLGTSLARPIIAKKLVEVAHKEGAKYICHGCTGKGNDQVRFEATIAALDPTIKVIAPWRIWDIKSREDAIDYAEKHNIKVTATKAKIYSVDANLWHVSTEGGDIEHLQNEHKKDVYKQCVDPEDACDVAEYVEVYFEKGEPKKINGEELSPVALIHKLNELGCKHGIGVIDIVENRLVGMKSRGIYETPGGTILYEAHNILESATLDKDTLHFKQMISYKYGELIYNGLWYCKLRESIDAFMEQTQDNVTGTVKVKLYKGNIKPAGIFTENALYDEGISSFGDSELYDHKDAEGFINLFTLPLKIRAMKAGK from the coding sequence ATGAAGGAAAAAGTAGTATTAGCATATTCAGGAGGACTTGATACATCAATTATAATACCTTGGTTAAAGGAAAATTATGAAGATATAGAAGTTATAGCTGTTTGTGGAAATGTAGGTCAAGAAGATAAAATGGAAGATGTTTATGAAAAAGCTTTACAAAGTGGAGCATCAAAAGCCTATGTAGATGATATAAGTGAAGAGTTTGTGACGGAAACTATATTTAAAGCTGTAAAAGCAGAAGCAAAATATGAAGGAAAATACTTATTAGGAACTTCTTTAGCAAGACCTATAATAGCTAAAAAATTAGTTGAAGTTGCTCATAAAGAAGGAGCAAAATATATATGCCATGGATGTACAGGAAAAGGTAATGACCAAGTTAGATTTGAAGCTACAATTGCAGCCCTTGACCCAACTATAAAAGTTATAGCTCCTTGGAGAATATGGGATATAAAATCAAGAGAAGATGCTATAGATTATGCTGAGAAACACAACATAAAAGTAACAGCAACTAAAGCTAAAATATATTCAGTAGATGCTAACCTTTGGCATGTATCAACAGAAGGTGGAGACATAGAACATTTACAAAATGAACATAAAAAGGATGTATATAAACAATGTGTAGACCCTGAGGATGCATGTGATGTAGCTGAATATGTAGAGGTTTATTTTGAAAAAGGTGAGCCTAAAAAGATAAATGGTGAAGAATTATCTCCAGTGGCATTAATTCATAAATTAAATGAGTTAGGTTGTAAGCATGGAATTGGAGTTATAGATATAGTTGAGAATAGACTTGTTGGTATGAAATCAAGAGGTATATATGAAACTCCAGGAGGAACAATTCTTTATGAAGCACACAATATTTTAGAAAGTGCTACTTTAGATAAAGACACACTACACTTTAAGCAAATGATATCTTACAAATATGGAGAGCTTATTTATAATGGATTATGGTACTGTAAATTAAGAGAATCTATAGATGCATTTATGGAACAAACTCAAGATAATGTTACAGGGACAGTAAAAGTTAAACTTTACAAAGGTAATATAAAACCTGCTGGAATATTTACTGAAAATGCACTTTATGATGAAGGAATATCTTCTTTTGGAGATAGTGAACTTTATGACCATAAAGATGCAGAAGGATTTATTAATTTATTTACTTTACCACTAAAAATTAGAGCTATGAAGGCTGGGAAATAA
- a CDS encoding HAMP domain-containing histidine kinase, with protein MLHFEGLRKKVIKNYFIIIIIMVTLFEGLFMFYIQNYYYDSVKQLLESEIKYADEYNAITMETTSFEKKVKNIFDKQPLTKNSEFGISIIDKNKNVILDQYGFKSKEKANYEDVDNALRDVKTKNLTPYTYKIPDTGEHVMSISLPLKVNNIIEGVVRYTVSLDGIDNAILKQATWLILAGIFILIIAILISLKFAETLIKPLRELKKFANELAVGNYNIKLENMKIVDDEIGDLAQTFEHMAHEIDKSEKLKEEFISSVSHELRTPLTSIKGWSETLGYESITREELDLGLGIIQDETERLIKLVEELLDFSRLSSDRIKLHIDIVDVEGLVVGVVNQLKVKAAEKDISLLFEFENEFIENIQGDKNRLRQVLINLIQNSFKFTSQGGYIKVVASQDEDITTISVEDNGSGIEKQNLNKVLDKFFQEDYNKAGSGLGLAISNEIVKLHGGVMKIESEKNVGTKITFNIKNKFAKQA; from the coding sequence GTGTTACATTTTGAAGGTCTGAGAAAAAAAGTAATAAAAAACTATTTTATAATAATTATTATAATGGTAACTCTGTTTGAAGGGCTATTCATGTTTTATATACAAAACTATTACTATGATTCTGTTAAACAGTTACTTGAATCTGAAATAAAATACGCTGATGAATATAATGCTATTACAATGGAAACTACAAGCTTTGAGAAAAAAGTTAAAAATATTTTTGATAAACAGCCATTAACAAAGAATTCAGAATTTGGGATTTCGATAATAGATAAGAATAAAAATGTTATATTGGACCAATATGGATTTAAAAGTAAAGAAAAAGCAAATTATGAAGATGTAGATAATGCATTAAGAGATGTAAAGACTAAAAATTTAACACCATATACTTATAAAATACCAGATACAGGAGAGCATGTCATGAGCATCTCCTTACCACTCAAAGTAAATAATATTATAGAAGGTGTTGTTAGATATACTGTTTCATTAGATGGAATTGATAACGCCATATTAAAGCAAGCTACATGGCTTATATTGGCGGGAATATTTATACTTATTATAGCTATATTAATAAGTCTCAAATTTGCTGAGACTCTTATAAAACCATTGAGAGAGCTAAAGAAGTTTGCAAACGAATTAGCTGTAGGAAACTACAATATAAAATTGGAAAATATGAAGATTGTAGATGATGAAATTGGTGATTTAGCACAGACATTTGAACATATGGCACATGAAATTGATAAGAGTGAAAAATTGAAAGAAGAATTTATATCTTCTGTATCTCATGAGTTGAGAACCCCTCTTACATCTATAAAGGGATGGAGTGAAACATTAGGATATGAAAGTATAACTAGAGAAGAGTTAGATTTAGGTCTAGGTATTATACAAGATGAGACAGAAAGACTTATAAAGTTGGTAGAAGAATTATTGGATTTCTCAAGGCTTTCTTCTGATAGGATAAAGCTTCATATTGATATAGTTGATGTTGAAGGATTAGTTGTTGGGGTTGTAAATCAGTTGAAAGTTAAAGCAGCTGAAAAAGATATATCACTTTTATTTGAATTTGAAAATGAATTCATAGAAAATATCCAAGGAGATAAAAATAGACTAAGACAAGTTCTTATAAATTTAATACAAAATTCATTTAAATTCACTAGTCAGGGTGGTTACATAAAAGTTGTAGCTTCTCAGGATGAAGATATAACAACTATATCAGTTGAAGATAATGGTTCAGGTATAGAAAAGCAAAATTTAAATAAAGTTTTAGATAAATTTTTCCAAGAGGATTACAACAAGGCTGGCAGTGGATTAGGTCTTGCAATTAGTAATGAAATTGTAAAACTTCATGGTGGAGTAATGAAAATAGAAAGTGAAAAGAATGTTGGAACAAAAATAACTTTTAATATAAAAAATAAATTTGCTAAACAGGCATAA
- the truA gene encoding tRNA pseudouridine(38-40) synthase TruA, translated as MRNIKMIVAYDGSRYKGYQKLGDNDMTIQEKLESVLSKMANETIEIIGSGRTDMGAHARGQVINFKTNCMDSVDKIQKYLYEYLPEDIVVKTVEEVDERFHSRYNVKSKTYLYKIDNNKYHSPFMRKYAAHISKKLDLDRMRKASEYLIGEHDFTSFASSKSKKKSNVREIYSINIKENDDIVEIYIEGNGFLYNMVRIIVGALIDVGLKRKAPQDVKHMLESKDRSKSSDTAPAKGLCLWKVKYE; from the coding sequence ATGAGAAATATAAAAATGATAGTAGCATATGATGGTTCAAGATACAAAGGTTATCAAAAATTAGGCGATAATGACATGACTATACAAGAAAAGCTTGAGTCTGTCTTAAGTAAAATGGCCAATGAAACTATTGAGATAATTGGTTCTGGGAGAACTGATATGGGAGCACATGCAAGAGGTCAAGTTATAAACTTTAAAACAAATTGTATGGATTCAGTAGATAAAATTCAAAAATATCTATATGAATATTTGCCAGAGGATATAGTTGTAAAAACTGTTGAGGAAGTTGATGAAAGATTTCATTCAAGATACAATGTAAAATCAAAAACTTATTTATATAAGATTGATAATAATAAATATCACAGTCCTTTTATGAGAAAGTATGCTGCACACATAAGTAAAAAATTAGATTTAGATAGAATGAGAAAAGCAAGTGAGTATTTAATAGGAGAACATGATTTTACTAGCTTTGCTTCTTCTAAGTCTAAGAAAAAATCTAATGTAAGAGAAATTTACTCAATAAATATAAAAGAAAATGATGATATTGTAGAAATATATATAGAGGGAAATGGATTTTTATATAATATGGTAAGAATAATAGTAGGAGCATTAATAGATGTTGGCCTTAAAAGAAAAGCACCACAAGATGTTAAGCATATGCTTGAGTCGAAAGACAGAAGCAAGTCATCAGACACCGCACCAGCTAAAGGACTATGCCTTTGGAAAGTAAAATATGAGTAA
- a CDS encoding amino acid ABC transporter substrate-binding protein produces MKNILKKLGLFTIMLGLVSGMAGCSKSDNEKDKDASNASKKEVIVGFDNTFVPMGFLDEKGETVGFDVDLAKETFKRLGMEVKFQPIDWSMKETELNDSKTVDVLWNGYSITDERKKIVSYTEPYLQNKQIIVTLSDSKVNTKADLKDKEVGTQQGSTALDAVEKDKDFMNSLKGGAPVLYDTYDKALRDLEIGRTSAVVGDEVLIRYYMGQKGEDKYKVLKEDFGLEDYVVATSKENPELCKKINETLKEMKKDGVFDKIYDKWFK; encoded by the coding sequence ATGAAAAATATATTAAAAAAATTAGGATTATTTACAATTATGTTAGGTTTAGTAAGTGGAATGGCAGGTTGCTCAAAATCAGATAATGAAAAGGATAAAGATGCTTCAAATGCATCAAAAAAAGAGGTAATTGTAGGATTTGATAATACATTTGTACCAATGGGATTTTTAGATGAAAAAGGAGAAACAGTGGGATTTGATGTTGATTTAGCAAAAGAGACATTTAAGAGACTTGGAATGGAAGTTAAATTTCAACCAATAGATTGGTCAATGAAAGAAACAGAGTTAAATGATTCAAAAACTGTAGATGTATTATGGAATGGATATTCTATAACAGATGAGAGAAAGAAAATAGTATCATATACAGAACCTTATTTACAAAATAAACAAATAATAGTTACTTTAAGTGATTCAAAAGTAAATACAAAAGCTGATTTAAAAGATAAAGAAGTTGGAACTCAACAAGGTTCAACAGCTCTTGATGCAGTAGAAAAAGATAAAGATTTTATGAATAGCTTAAAGGGTGGAGCACCAGTTCTTTATGATACTTACGATAAAGCACTTAGAGACTTAGAGATAGGTAGAACTAGCGCAGTTGTTGGTGATGAAGTTTTAATTAGATACTATATGGGACAAAAAGGTGAAGATAAATATAAAGTATTAAAAGAAGATTTTGGATTAGAAGATTATGTTGTAGCAACATCTAAGGAAAATCCAGAACTTTGTAAAAAAATAAATGAAACATTAAAAGAAATGAAAAAAGATGGAGTTTTTGACAAAATTTATGATAAGTGGTTTAAATAA
- a CDS encoding amino acid ABC transporter ATP-binding protein encodes MLKIRNLNKSFKKNKVLKDISFELEEGQIGVLLGKSGAGKTTILRCINGLEEFDSGEIIIDNEIIKSKKDMAKIRGKIGMVFQNFNLFPHMTVLENIIESPVNVFKVPREEAENRAKELLRLVDLEEKLNSYPFELSGGQQQRVAIARSCALMPKVLCFDEPTSALDIDTIQKVVNIMNRLKDKGMTILIITHDVVFSNSVADKIISIKDGIVEDIQIKEKIV; translated from the coding sequence ATGTTGAAAATCAGGAATTTAAATAAATCATTTAAAAAAAATAAAGTGCTTAAAGATATTTCTTTTGAACTAGAAGAAGGTCAGATTGGAGTTTTGCTTGGTAAATCTGGTGCAGGGAAGACCACAATATTAAGATGTATAAATGGTCTTGAAGAATTTGATAGTGGAGAAATTATAATAGATAATGAAATAATAAAAAGTAAGAAAGACATGGCAAAAATACGTGGTAAAATAGGTATGGTTTTTCAAAACTTTAATCTATTTCCTCATATGACTGTCCTTGAAAATATAATTGAATCTCCAGTTAATGTTTTTAAAGTCCCTAGAGAGGAAGCTGAAAATAGAGCTAAAGAACTTTTGAGACTAGTTGATTTGGAAGAAAAATTGAACTCATATCCATTTGAGTTGTCAGGAGGACAGCAACAAAGAGTTGCAATAGCTAGGTCTTGTGCATTAATGCCAAAAGTTCTTTGTTTTGATGAGCCTACTTCTGCACTTGATATTGATACTATTCAAAAAGTAGTAAATATAATGAATAGGCTTAAAGATAAAGGCATGACTATACTGATAATTACACATGATGTTGTATTTTCAAATAGTGTTGCTGATAAGATTATAAGTATAAAAGATGGTATAGTTGAGGATATTCAAATAAAAGAAAAAATTGTTTAA
- a CDS encoding response regulator transcription factor, whose product MKEKILILEDEIGIRSFVSINLKREGYEIVEAGTGREAIEKMTTESDITIALLDVMLPDISGIEVCKFIRENFDQVGIIMLTAKAQEDDKIEGFISGADDYIIKPFSIKELLVRVSALIRRVAKDDSNVKSSEIVSPPFILDIDKRKLFKNGKEIELTPTEFSIVKYLISNAKQSLSRDQILDEVWGTNYLYDFKIVDVNIRRIRNKIEDDPSKPKYIQTIWGYGYCFRKEE is encoded by the coding sequence ATGAAGGAAAAAATACTTATACTAGAAGATGAAATTGGAATTAGAAGTTTTGTCAGTATAAACTTAAAAAGAGAAGGCTATGAAATAGTTGAAGCAGGTACTGGTAGAGAAGCTATAGAAAAAATGACAACAGAAAGTGATATTACAATAGCTCTTTTAGATGTAATGCTTCCAGATATAAGTGGGATAGAGGTTTGTAAGTTTATAAGGGAAAATTTTGATCAAGTTGGGATAATAATGCTTACTGCAAAAGCTCAAGAAGATGATAAAATAGAAGGATTTATTTCAGGAGCAGATGATTACATCATAAAACCATTTAGTATAAAGGAACTTTTAGTTAGGGTTTCTGCTCTTATCAGAAGAGTTGCAAAAGATGATTCAAATGTTAAGTCAAGTGAGATAGTCTCGCCACCATTTATACTTGATATAGATAAAAGAAAATTATTTAAGAATGGTAAAGAGATTGAACTTACTCCAACAGAATTTTCAATAGTAAAATATTTGATATCAAATGCTAAACAATCATTAAGTAGAGATCAGATATTAGATGAGGTATGGGGAACTAATTATTTGTATGATTTTAAAATAGTAGATGTAAATATAAGAAGGATAAGAAATAAAATAGAAGATGACCCATCAAAACCAAAATATATACAAACTATTTGGGGTTATGGATACTGTTTTAGAAAGGAAGAATAA
- a CDS encoding DUF4253 domain-containing protein, whose amino-acid sequence MGIEDLYGFECVPVNNEIDIDNLLETMIEDGKEKGYTPIIIIDEKVGLLKENIDIVNKEYGSLENYKEHCLKKYNEIDVNEFFKCRKSEISEVVKELIESEDIFCDYKSFNPITNIDIFQENNKVYIAKVPTTKPYEVFAYIPIGGFNDCPSDEEHIAVAKYWYENYGAYPIAIGCDTVQYFSKNIPSDNTMFNNLCIELILYCEDIIVQGYETLRALKEVIQDSTIWLFWWD is encoded by the coding sequence ATGGGTATTGAAGATTTATATGGTTTTGAATGTGTTCCTGTGAACAATGAGATTGATATTGACAATTTATTGGAGACAATGATAGAAGATGGAAAAGAAAAAGGATATACACCAATTATAATTATCGATGAAAAGGTAGGATTGCTAAAAGAAAACATTGATATTGTCAATAAAGAGTATGGTTCTCTTGAGAACTACAAAGAGCATTGTCTGAAAAAATATAATGAAATTGATGTAAATGAATTTTTCAAGTGTAGGAAGAGTGAAATTTCAGAGGTGGTAAAGGAACTCATAGAGTCAGAAGATATTTTTTGTGATTATAAAAGTTTTAACCCAATTACAAATATAGATATATTTCAAGAAAATAACAAAGTTTACATAGCTAAAGTTCCAACAACTAAACCTTATGAAGTATTTGCATATATACCAATTGGTGGATTTAACGATTGTCCTAGTGATGAAGAGCATATAGCAGTTGCAAAATATTGGTACGAAAATTATGGAGCATACCCAATAGCAATTGGATGTGACACAGTCCAATATTTTTCAAAAAATATACCTAGTGACAATACAATGTTCAATAACCTATGCATAGAGTTAATCTTGTACTGTGAAGATATTATTGTACAAGGATATGAGACATTAAGAGCTCTAAAAGAGGTAATACAAGATTCTACCATATGGCTTTTTTGGTGGGATTGA
- the larE gene encoding ATP-dependent sacrificial sulfur transferase LarE yields the protein MEVDLVKEREKLEKLREKLIGLESVAVAYSGGVDSNFLLKVARDTLGDNVIAVTIHAMMHSNREIEEAKQYTKNFGVKHIILKIEDFDLKEFKENGVERCYYCKKYIFTKIKEVAKEHNIKYIVDGTNVDDLGDYRPGLKALNELEVISPLKESGLKKNEIRLLSRDMKLETFNKPSFACLASRIPYGVEITDEKLRIIEKSEEYLSDLGFSQFRVRMHGDIARIEVNQEELGKFFENNNFSKVDTKLKKFGFKYVTLDMSGYQMGSMNLNM from the coding sequence ATGGAGGTAGATTTAGTGAAGGAAAGAGAAAAGTTAGAAAAATTAAGAGAAAAATTGATTGGATTAGAAAGTGTGGCAGTTGCTTATTCAGGTGGAGTTGACAGTAATTTCTTACTTAAAGTAGCAAGAGATACATTAGGAGATAATGTTATAGCTGTAACTATTCATGCAATGATGCACTCAAATAGAGAAATAGAAGAAGCAAAACAATATACTAAAAATTTTGGAGTTAAACATATTATATTAAAAATAGAAGATTTTGATTTAAAGGAATTCAAAGAAAATGGTGTTGAAAGATGTTATTATTGTAAAAAATATATATTTACTAAAATAAAAGAGGTCGCAAAGGAACATAATATAAAGTACATAGTGGATGGAACCAATGTAGATGATTTAGGAGACTATAGACCAGGTCTTAAAGCACTAAATGAACTAGAAGTAATTAGTCCATTGAAAGAAAGTGGATTAAAGAAAAATGAAATTAGGTTACTTTCAAGAGATATGAAGTTAGAAACTTTTAACAAACCATCATTTGCATGTCTGGCAAGCAGAATTCCTTATGGTGTTGAAATTACAGATGAAAAGCTTAGGATAATAGAAAAAAGTGAAGAATATTTATCTGATTTGGGCTTTTCTCAATTTAGAGTAAGAATGCATGGAGATATAGCTAGAATAGAAGTTAATCAGGAAGAATTAGGTAAATTTTTTGAAAATAACAATTTTAGTAAAGTTGACACTAAATTAAAAAAATTTGGCTTTAAATATGTTACACTAGATATGTCAGGATATCAAATGGGAAGTATGAATTTAAACATGTAA
- a CDS encoding arsenate reductase family protein, which produces MIKLYGYTKCSTVKKAKKWLKENNLEFEDIDMVQNPPTKNELELIYNISGYDIKKFFNTSGMKYRELGLKDVVKTESDDKLLEILVSDGMLIKRPLLFDGKNVLLGFKEDVWKDILLKEE; this is translated from the coding sequence ATGATTAAATTATATGGATATACAAAATGTTCTACAGTTAAAAAAGCAAAAAAATGGCTTAAAGAAAATAATTTGGAATTTGAGGATATAGATATGGTTCAAAATCCACCAACTAAAAATGAATTAGAATTAATTTATAATATTAGTGGATATGATATAAAAAAGTTTTTTAATACAAGTGGAATGAAATATAGAGAATTAGGTCTTAAAGATGTAGTAAAGACTGAGTCAGATGATAAACTGCTAGAAATATTAGTAAGTGATGGTATGCTTATTAAAAGACCACTACTATTTGATGGTAAAAATGTACTATTAGGGTTTAAAGAAGATGTATGGAAAGATATTTTATTAAAGGAAGAATAG
- a CDS encoding amino acid ABC transporter permease, producing the protein MLQGLEIVIAMFCITLIVSIPLGIGVAFLRLSKNKLISGITQCYILIMRGTPLLLQMIVIFYGLPLIGIVFDRFTAGIVAFFLNYAAYFAEIFRGGIQSIDRGQYEASKVLGFDKFTMYKRIIFPQVFKRILAPISNEVITLVKDTSLVYILGLNDILRISQIAMNREASLLPLFEAGAIYLIFVAILTKGFELLEKKYSYYR; encoded by the coding sequence ATGTTACAAGGTTTAGAAATAGTTATAGCAATGTTTTGTATAACATTAATAGTATCAATTCCATTGGGGATTGGAGTTGCATTTTTAAGATTATCAAAAAATAAATTAATAAGTGGTATTACACAATGTTATATATTAATAATGAGAGGAACACCTTTACTTTTACAAATGATAGTCATATTCTATGGTTTACCTCTTATAGGAATTGTATTTGACAGATTTACAGCTGGAATAGTAGCTTTCTTCTTAAATTATGCAGCATACTTTGCAGAAATATTTAGAGGTGGAATACAATCAATAGATAGAGGTCAATATGAAGCTTCAAAAGTACTAGGGTTTGACAAATTTACGATGTACAAGAGAATAATATTTCCACAAGTTTTTAAAAGAATACTAGCACCTATTTCAAATGAAGTAATTACATTAGTAAAAGATACATCTTTAGTATATATATTAGGATTAAATGATATTTTAAGAATATCTCAAATAGCAATGAATAGAGAAGCAAGTTTGTTACCACTATTTGAGGCAGGAGCAATATATCTTATATTTGTAGCTATACTTACTAAGGGATTTGAATTACTTGAAAAAAAATATTCTTATTACAGATAA
- a CDS encoding DUF4872 domain-containing protein: MRKIIEIKHHLHDYECMWNGIEDIYMNKMGESLPNDFFFLLSGFGSFCYLKTNKKELKRMVALGDGRTKKMYEFLAPIVGFEYKHYEFKKYEQALKKAKSEIDSGYPVVLGALDMYYLPYYEKLYHKEHIPFHYVLMVGYDDIEERIYLYDCGITDLISISYDELCECMNCSYPGLSKANTICTVRMNSSKNKYQIAQEALAIKRDMFLNPPTGFLGYKGFEKFIKELSQWKHELEKDDYDRILANMVMFFGTVPTIPNAIKGIEEPDSVEFKGGFDKMSKMLKSIGTEYKNDCWVEVAEIFEESAIIIEKISNIIIDYLLNKADETEKLPLLFSEILKQMKSGYLMLGI; the protein is encoded by the coding sequence ATGAGGAAAATAATTGAAATAAAGCACCATTTACATGATTATGAATGTATGTGGAATGGTATAGAAGATATATATATGAATAAAATGGGTGAATCTCTGCCAAATGATTTTTTCTTTTTATTATCAGGTTTTGGCTCGTTTTGTTATCTAAAAACAAATAAAAAAGAATTAAAGAGAATGGTTGCTTTGGGGGATGGAAGAACCAAAAAAATGTATGAATTTTTAGCACCTATTGTTGGTTTTGAATATAAACACTATGAGTTTAAAAAGTATGAACAAGCTTTAAAAAAAGCAAAATCAGAAATTGATTCTGGTTATCCAGTTGTTTTAGGAGCCTTAGATATGTATTATCTGCCATATTATGAAAAATTATATCATAAAGAGCATATTCCTTTTCATTATGTGCTTATGGTAGGGTATGATGATATAGAAGAAAGAATATATTTATATGATTGTGGGATAACTGATTTAATCTCTATTTCTTATGATGAACTATGTGAATGTATGAATTGTAGTTATCCTGGATTAAGCAAAGCGAATACAATTTGTACAGTTAGAATGAATAGTTCAAAGAATAAATATCAGATTGCTCAAGAAGCACTCGCTATAAAGCGTGATATGTTTTTAAATCCACCTACAGGGTTTTTAGGATATAAAGGTTTTGAAAAGTTTATCAAAGAATTGTCACAATGGAAACATGAACTGGAAAAAGATGACTATGATAGGATTTTAGCTAATATGGTTATGTTTTTTGGAACAGTACCAACTATTCCAAATGCAATCAAAGGAATTGAAGAACCAGATAGTGTCGAATTTAAAGGTGGTTTTGATAAAATGAGCAAGATGCTTAAATCTATTGGAACTGAATACAAAAATGACTGTTGGGTAGAAGTAGCAGAGATTTTTGAAGAAAGCGCAATTATAATTGAAAAAATATCTAATATAATAATAGATTATTTATTGAATAAGGCTGATGAAACTGAAAAACTTCCTTTACTATTTTCCGAAATTTTGAAACAAATGAAATCTGGATACTTAATGTTAGGTATATGA